Within Desulfovibrio legallii, the genomic segment AAAGGGCTCCGGCTTGGAGGTGGCCAGGCAGAGCGTGCGCCCGGCGTGCCGCAGCGCCTGCAGCAAATCTTCCACCCCGTCGTAGACGCGGTTCTCAAAGATGCCCGTAACGGTGTAGTATTCCCGGTACAGACGGGTGGCCTCTTGCGCCAGGGCGGGATCCCCGCCCAGCAGTCGGCCGAAGGATTCCTGCAAAGGCGGCCCGATGAGCGGCATGAGCGCCGCCGCCTCCGGCACAGGACGCCCCATGCGCCGCAGGGCATACTGCACGGAGCGGATAATGCCGGTGTGCGAGGCGGTAATGGTGCCGTCCAGATCAAAAAATACATACTGCCAACGGCGTTCCGGGCTGGCTTCGGTCATGGTCTGCAAGGCTTTCTCCCGATGGTTCGGAGGGCGCTCGACAAAGCGCCCGGCGCAAGCCGGACACGCGCCC encodes:
- a CDS encoding HAD hydrolase-like protein, with the protein product MTEASPERRWQYVFFDLDGTITASHTGIIRSVQYALRRMGRPVPEAAALMPLIGPPLQESFGRLLGGDPALAQEATRLYREYYTVTGIFENRVYDGVEDLLQALRHAGRTLCLATSKPEPFARRILTHFGLDTCFSHVAGAELDGRRTGKTEVLRHAAALCGMDDPAAGLMVGDRKYDVAGAHSVGLACAGVLYGYGSREELQEAGADWLCPDPACLQKLVLGR